A stretch of DNA from Temnothorax longispinosus isolate EJ_2023e chromosome 2, Tlon_JGU_v1, whole genome shotgun sequence:
AGCTTTATCAGTCTTTTTGGCCCAATCAGTCTTTTGGCGTTGAACGATACGTGTCAATGATTTAATTGTTGGTAGCTGAACAACTGGCGATGGCACTTTACTCAAAACCTTAGAAATCATGACACCATTATTCTCACAAACCTTGCTCgccttcttttttaatttctctttaactTTCCTAGCTTCGACGTGAGCAACATCAGCAGCATGATTGTGTACAGGAGAATCACCAATAATTTCACCTATATTAAACGCATAGATTAATTATGAAGATGGAAAAAATAGTTAACtgcatgaaaataataaaacatgaaaaagaTAACGCATATTAAATACCAGTTCGTTTATCGCTTGTAGTATAAATTACAACGCTACATAACCTCTTCCGGTATTCAACGCAACGCCAAGTAATATTAGACTTATTCACACTTTTGTTGGTGTATAAGTAACCATTATAAAGTAACATTAAAGCACCTCGCTgtgatgtaataaattttaacggcattttataaatatctcagATATATTTCTAACTGTGAAACGAACAATACTCATGCCGCTGTAGTTTGTAAAGTACGAACAACGGTAGCCTCCGCACGTATGTACGTTCAAAATTACGTGTAATGCCCTCTAGCAGGATCACTTGTCACTCGAATCAATTGTCCTACGGATAATTTATCATCGGATATTTCGTCGTTAGACCGAATGTCGTATGGATCAATTCTCGCGGATCAAATGTCGCAGATCATTTGTTTTTGGGCCACCGTGTCACCAAATATTTGAGAATAAACGGTAATctaaatatcaagaaattgtgtgtgtatgcagTTAAATAGACAAGTAAATATATCTGATATTTAGAAATAGATGTGTTATAGattgtttaaaacatttaagatctgaaaattaaaaaaattcaagtttttattatattacaccAGAAATATAAGTGTATAATCTTTTTagttctttaaatttatattgaaagaTTAAAGAAGCAAGTATGAATGGTACATATTTAGtctcataattattaaataattacatttaaaaatcgcGAAAGATAAGCAAGTGCACGGATTATTTATCTTCAATGAGAGACGGAAAATATAGCTTGTGCCTCGAGAAGTGCAAAAGTATCGATTGATTATTGGTCTTTTACATATAAACAATAGCAtcttaaaaagtttatatagtCGTACCGTCCCGGCGTGgcggcgtcgcgcgtcgtccgCGTCTATAGAGACCCTATAATCAGAGACTGGCCATCTTCCTGCCCTGGCCGAAATCTTAcgagagagaaggatataagagagaaagagaaagcgatataCAGTCATATcggtttctctttctttcatatatctctttctctttcttttctcttacTTTTAAGGAAAAGTGACGAACCAATCAAAAGTGGCTCTCTTATGGCCAGTCTCTGATTAGAGGGTCTCTATCCGCGTCTGCGTAAAGGTCCATCTACAATACATCTATCGTAATGTTAACCCTAAGAGCAAAAAGTCGACTTTAAGTCGACTTCTACAGAAACTGACTTGGCagaaagtcgacttttttaaggacgaaagtcgactttcgtccttaaaaaagtcgacttctctGCCAAGTCAGTTTTGGCagaagtcgacttgaagtcgacttcccgtcatgacggaatttgtaatttttacttcattatttcaagatacacaatcgaccCCTTGCTGGAAGGCTAAAACTGATGCATTTCgatttctttcatatatagaataatttaattatctaaaaaactgtataattacaatcctaatgttttattcttaattacaaaGGCGGCCACTGTGTGCCGTCATATCTGTGCCACTTCTGCGTGCGCGGATTCCGGAAGTCACTTCTTGTAAGCTGACAAcagaactaaaattataaatatataatatccacAGACTTTTATACTAGACCATTAACATTTATGGACGCACTGCCGAAAAGCTGATGCGAGTGCGAGGTGCAAGTGTTTAGTGAAGGGTGCGGCCATATTgaattaacaataagtcaCTATCGGGTGTTCAGTTGCTCATGATGTGCGTTTATCTGCATTCGTTATTACAGTACATAACGAAGCAGGCGAatgtttttgtgttaaaaattgGTACATGTTATCAATAAGTTTGTAAGTCATGCTTTCGACGTGTAGCGTACTTGAATGCCGAAATTGAACCACTACTCCTGTAGTATTAAACCCTTTCTTTTGGACATTCTGTATATGCCAGACTATTGTATAGAAATCTTGTATAAAACCACTTGTATAGAATCTGTAGTATAGCATATCTTGACTAAAATCAACATGGCGGCAAGCATCACGGCCGAGAGGCCTGTCAGCGGTCTAGTATTGTATAGAAGTCTACTCTAtgataatatctaaatattattttataaattaaaatctcacaTTTTTCATCCAAACCCCAGATTTCTAGCAGTTTGTATTTGGACACGACTCCCTGCGACTGCAGCGTTTGTACTATTGCTTGAGTGCGTGGTATCAACCTGAAAAAATCGTTTTGAATTGATGTAATATATTCGATGAATCAACGTGAAATCGAAAGGAGATAGAATAACGATTTACCTGGCCTATGACTTGGTGATGCTCCCAGGTGTCGTCAGCAGCAACGGAACAAATCGTTTCAGCTTAGGGTACACTTGACCCTCCAAGAAGAAATAGGCGAACCACTTCACACCGTCCACGGATGCTCTATATCCATCGATGGTAGTGCCCATCCGGCCTTTCCAAATGTACCAGACACGCAGCAAATGATCTTCCCAGTTCCttgattatatctataaatgagaataatattcgatcataatgaagattaatatctttataaataaataggaaaaacattataaagcaacaattgtgataaaaatacctTGGCGGTGGATCAATCAATGGTTCACTAAGATGGCATAGCATGGAAGCGAATTTCGGCAATCATTCGGGTTCTATCGCCGTGACACCTCGCATATACATCTTATTCGTTTCGTACACCTCTTTATAAACCACCTATTCCGGACTGATTTTCCGTAGAACGCACGAAGAATGCATGAACACAGGTTCCTCCATTTCTGTAGGTGTTCTGAAAGATGGTTCAGAATGGAGAGGTCGCATTCAATAGGTCTTAATTAtcgatgataattaataacacaccATACCTAACCTCTAAAGCATGTTTCCACTTGGCCTTATCCTGATCCTCTTTTAGATCCGCCATACCTGCAAGAACTATCTGGCGCAGCAATTTCGCTTCCATGTCGGTTGGTAACGGCATTCTGTAACAATTCTTGTTGTAGACAACCGTCTCAAACATATTGCAACATACATACAGTCAAATTCCAGTATTCTGATCTAATCGAGGAAGTCAACGGGAAGACAATAtatgatgacgacgacgacgacgtttcgTGGCGGTGGTTGATAGCGCGGCGCTTTTCGACGTCTTATCGTGTCCTGTCTCGCGGCATGTATTCCTTGCACTCGCGTAAACTTTAATTTGCTCCTCCAGCCTCCTCGAGATTCGCCGCCATATTGATGATGCATGACGCGCCGCTTGAGGGTGCATCCCGATGGAGAAGAAATAGCGGAACGGAACAGTAACGGAAAAGAGATATGGTGGGGGGTTAACCAATCAGAGTAGTTCCGTTTCAATTCCGTTCCGTTATTTAGTGAGTGGGTTCCCCATGGCACGGAGCTGTTACGGAACGgaaaagaaacggaaaaatttctaaccTATTCTGTCGAAAGTTCGCAAATAAGTGCAGTGGATCGATCGgtttgcaacatttttatttttacaatttatttatttatttatttattatttatttagttttacatatacatatacttattaaatatacatttacttttacttttctctctGCAACAAagaagtatataaattaatcatttattggCTAATATAAAAGTTGCACATAATAAACGCTGAAATTTGTACTTTTTGATTTCGATGACGCCGGAGAGACTGGAGACAGTGACGTAG
This window harbors:
- the LOC139807962 gene encoding uncharacterized protein isoform X2; protein product: MPLKFITSQRGALMLLYNGYLYTNKSVNKSNITWRCVEYRKRLCSVVIYTTSDKRTGEIIGDSPVHNHAADVAHVEARKVKEKLKKKASKVCENNGVMISKVLSKVPSPVVQLPTIKSLTRIVQRQKTDWAKKTDKAVVVNPKTLQDLVIPNMYRMTNDEELFLLYDSEGGVDRFLVYATAKNLELLAEYLTMLF
- the LOC139807962 gene encoding uncharacterized protein isoform X1, whose protein sequence is MPLKFITSQRGALMLLYNGYLYTNKSVNKSNITWRCVEYRKRLCSVVIYTTSDKRTGEIIGDSPVHNHAADVAHVEARKVKEKLKKKASKVCENNGVMISKVLSKVPSPVVQLPTIKSLTRIVQRQKTDWAKKTDKAVVVNPKTLQDLVIPNMYRMTNDEELFLLYDSEGGVDRFLVYATAKNLELLAEFNSFRFSLTLDWTE
- the LOC139807962 gene encoding uncharacterized protein isoform X3, producing the protein MPLKFITSQRGALMLLYNGYLYTNKSVNKSNITWRCVEYRKRLCSVVIYTTSDKRTGEIIGDSPVHNHAADVAHVEARKVKEKLKKKASKVCENNGVMISKVLSKVPSPVVQLPTIKSLTRIVQRQKTDWAKKTDKAVVVNPKTLQDLVIPNMYRMTNDEELFLLYDSEGGVDRFLVYATAKNLELLAEYWTE